Within Diospyros lotus cultivar Yz01 chromosome 15, ASM1463336v1, whole genome shotgun sequence, the genomic segment ACGAGAGATGTGGAGGCACTGCTAAGCTTGTACGAGGCTGCGCATCTCGGGGTGCGGGGAGAAGACGTGCTGGATGAGTTGGTCGTCTTCACCACTGCTAAGCTTAAGGCTGCGGTGCCGGACCTAGGTGACGCTCTTGCCGGCAAGGTGATACATGCTCTAAACCAGCCCATCCGGACGGGCCTGACAAGGCTTGAGGCGAGGAGCTATATCTCTTTGTTTGAGCCAAAAGGCCATGAAGATAAACTCCTCCTGGACTTTGCCAAGTCAGATTTCAACCTGTTGCAGAAGCTACACCAAAGAGAGCTCAGTGAGATCACAAGGTTCTTTAGCTATGCAATAATATACTAAGGCTAAGTCAAAATAACAGAATTTGTTTTATGTAGTTTGAGTTGGAAATGATTTGCATGAAACTGATATATATGTTTTAGGTGGTGGAAAGATTTAGATGTGCCAAAGAAACTGCCATTTGCAAGAGATAGAGTGGTGGAGTCCTACTTTTGGATAACGGGAGTGTATTTTGAACCCCAGTATGAGCTTGGTAGAAAGGTGCTAACCAAAGTGTTTGCTATGACCTGTATTATAGACGACGCATACGACGCTTATGGCACTTTGGAAGAACTTGCCCTCTTCACTTATGCAATTgaaaagtttgattttgttcACCTTGAAATAATTCATTAAACTCATCATGCATGCATGAATTGAAATGGATCCCTCTAATGAGACCCAATTGCTTGATTTTTAGGTGGCATGTCAGCGCTACACATCAACTTCCAGAGTACATGAGGCTGTGTTACGAAGCATTGCTTGATGTTTACAACATGATTGAGGAGGAGATGGCCAAGCAAGGGAGGTCTTATGCCGTCGACTATGCAAAATCAACAGTAAGTTTCGCTGGTTCTTGTTTAATTTATCTCATCAAAAGGCCATTAATTAATATGGAGGTTAAATTTCTTAGATGAAGAAGCTGGTTAGGGCCTACTTTGAGGAGGCCAAATGGTTCCACCAAGGTTACACTCCATCCATGGAAGAATACAAGCAAGTGGCGCTCGTAACTTCTACTTATGAGATGATTTCGACTAATTCACTTGTTGGGATGGGTGATTTGGCCACCCAAGAGGCTTTTGATTGGGTGTCAAGTCACCCTTTAATTGTTAGGGCTTCCTCTATTATATTTCGGCTCATGGATGACATCGCTGGCCACAAGGTACGTAGATGACTTATACATCAcattttttggtaatttttttgttttttgtgacTTGATAAGAGTCATTTATATGCTGAGTGATTATGTTAATTCTATATAGactaagaaagagagaggacgTGTAGCCTCGGCTATGGAATTCTACATTGAACAGTATGAATATAatgagtatatatatgtgtacatgCATTAGATATATATAATGAGTTGTTATGTTAATTCTATATAGTTTGAGCAAGAGAGAGGGCATGTAGCCTCTGCTGTGGAATGCTACATGGAACAATATGGAGCATCAGAGGAAGAGGCAGTGGTGGAACTTAAGAAGCAAGTTGGAGAAGCATGGAAGGACATTAATGCAGAGATGTTGCAGCCAACTAAAGTGGCAATGCCTCTGCTTGTGCGAGTCCTCAACCTTGCCAGGGTGACAAACGTTATGTACTCGCATGGAGATGGCTACACTGATTCTGTCACCAACCTAAAAGATATTATCACCTCCTTGTTTATTCAAGCTGTCCCAACATAAGCCCTGTTGTTCTCAGTTAAGCCGTGTGTATGCATTATTGTTGCAAATTAACAATTGGAAACAATGTTCCAAATGCATGTTTTTATAAGGTTACGTTTGTATTCATTCATCCCTATGCATATATTGATGATGTTTAAGGACGAATCAACAAAGTCTGCTTTAAGATCAATGCCTGCAAGAAAAGGCGAGGCTAGATCCCCGGATTTGGCTTTCTGATGCTCAATTTAGTGTGAAGCTACCACCATCAAGTATGAAAGAAACAAGAGAGTTAATTAGAAGGTTTTACTTTTGAAGGAGGGGGGGGAGTCTTGATCCTTATATAGGTTGGGCCAGTTGATATAAGAGTCGCTGAGTCAGACTCAGTATCACGACAAATTTATCTTCTGAATCTGTTGCTGATGGAGGAGCAAGTTGAGTTGAGTTTAAATTATGTAAGCGTTTATGCAAGTCTTAGGTGTGTATTTTCATGTCACTTATTGGTCAATGGAGGATTCATGTTTCTGAAGGATGGATGATCCAACCACTGCAGCTGCCGATGCCGATGCCGATGCCGGTGCCAGTTGCTGCCTATCATGTTGAAGGCATTCATATctattaattcaattcaatgcagccttttccttttgtctgttcCTTCTATTTTCGTACATCATCTGCGGCCGCAGATCAGCCACGAACAGTAAAGTGGGTCACTTGTTCTTCccttatttgtttttaataaagaaaaaagatcatGCTATTTATACATAACGCTCTTTACAGGTGGATTTATAGGTAAGTTAAAAAGACTATTTTACCCCTTTCTCTCTTATCTCAATGActattttacccttttttttatcatctctccccttttctctcttctctctctcctctcctcccTTTTTAGCATCGCCCGCCATAGCCTACCTCTCCCTAGCTGCTCACTGCTCGATGCTCACCGCTACCTCACCTGGCCGACTgcagcctcgcctctcgcctGGCCAATTGTCGCCGGTGGCCAGGCGAGGATGCAACAGGTGGTGAGTAGCGGCGGTCGGCCAAGCAAGAGGCGAGGCATCGGCCAAGCAAGGCAACTACAAGCATCGACGGGCGAGTGCGAGGCAACAACGGGCAGTAAGGCAGAGGTAGAGACTAGATGAAGGTTGTGAGAGGCAATGCTAAAGgggaaagaggagagagagagaaagaaagaatattgCGAATTTATGGCGAGATTATCATTCTATAAATCTACTTGTAAAAGTGTTTTTGTACAAATAGTATtatccaagaaaaaaatatatttttaaaaataaaaaaaatattataaagaaaattcaaataacaaaaagttattttagttattttcatcacaaatacactcaaatttttcaaaacgcGAAAAATGTTACAGACAAAAAGAATGTGTTCTCAACAATCTTAAAACAaacatttaaaacataaacttaaaaatgaattcaaaattcaaaacataaaattgaaacaCTAGATAACAGTCCCTAACATTATAATCTgttttagttattattattattattattattattattattattattattattattttagatattGTATCTGAAAGTTACAAGGTTGACCACACAACCTGTTGGGCCATTTTTTGTGGCCTCTGATCACTTGTTGA encodes:
- the LOC127792214 gene encoding (-)-germacrene D synthase-like isoform X1 encodes the protein MELSVPLSAVPVAQNRVAPEITRRSANFHPTVWGDHFLAYASSQVLDAKAQQQHEKLRDELRKTLSNSASADLIDAIQRLGVAYHFESEIEAAVQRMHRTWHHQRLGDAGDSVYCTALTFRLLRQHGFPVSSDVFKELRGRDGQFKECLTRDVEALLSLYEAAHLGVRGEDVLDELVVFTTAKLKAAVPDLGDALAGKVIHALNQPIRTGLTRLEARSYISLFEPKGHEDKLLLDFAKSDFNLLQKLHQRELSEITRWWKDLDVPKKLPFARDRVVESYFWITGVYFEPQYELGRKVLTKVFAMTCIIDDAYDAYGTLEELALFTYAIEKWHVSATHQLPEYMRLCYEALLDVYNMIEEEMAKQGRSYAVDYAKSTMKKLVRAYFEEAKWFHQGYTPSMEEYKQVALVTSTYEMISTNSLVGMGDLATQEAFDWVSSHPLIVRASSIIFRLMDDIAGHKFEQERGHVASAVECYMEQYGASEEEAVVELKKQVGEAWKDINAEMLQPTKVAMPLLVRVLNLARVTNVMYSHGDGYTDSVTNLKDIITSLFIQAVPT
- the LOC127792214 gene encoding valencene synthase-like isoform X2; the protein is MELSVPLSAVPVAQNRVAPEITRRSANFHPTVWGDHFLAYASSQVLDAKAQQQHEKLRDELRKTLSNSASADLIDAIQRLGVAYHFESEIEAAVQRMHRTWHHQRLGDAGDSVYCTALTFRLLRQHGFPVSSDVFKELRGRDGQFKECLTRDVEALLSLYEAAHLGVRGEDVLDELVVFTTAKLKAAVPDLGDALAGKVIHALNQPIRTGLTRLEARSYISLFEPKGHEDKLLLDFAKSDFNLLQKLHQRELSEITRWHVSATHQLPEYMRLCYEALLDVYNMIEEEMAKQGRSYAVDYAKSTMKKLVRAYFEEAKWFHQGYTPSMEEYKQVALVTSTYEMISTNSLVGMGDLATQEAFDWVSSHPLIVRASSIIFRLMDDIAGHKFEQERGHVASAVECYMEQYGASEEEAVVELKKQVGEAWKDINAEMLQPTKVAMPLLVRVLNLARVTNVMYSHGDGYTDSVTNLKDIITSLFIQAVPT